From Homo sapiens chromosome 6, GRCh38.p14 Primary Assembly, the proteins below share one genomic window:
- the MPC1 gene encoding mitochondrial pyruvate carrier 1 isoform 2 (isoform 2 is encoded by transcript variant 4), whose amino-acid sequence MKKSPEIISGRMTFALCCYSLTFMRFAYKVQPRNWLLFACHATNEVAQLIQGGRLIKHEMTKTASA is encoded by the exons ATGAAAAAGTCTCCAGAGATTATCAGTGGGCGGATGACATTTG CCCTCTGTTGCTATTCTTTGACATTCATGAGATTTGCCTACAAGGTACAGCCTCGGAACTGGCTTCTGTTTGCATGCCACGCAACAAATGAAGTAGCCCAGCTCATCCAGGGAGGGCGGCTTATCAAACACGA gaTGACTAAAACGGCATCTGCATAA